In Pseudothermotoga hypogea DSM 11164 = NBRC 106472, the following are encoded in one genomic region:
- a CDS encoding alpha-glucosidase — translation MLRFEKGPKVYLSNETLFDGTVLKADATLSLKDVHGHFKIKTKLSNSTKIDSDSIKLVSESPITLKISSKASNCLIVKLRGFKNEIIYGGGEQFCRLNLKGKRFPIFVQEQGIGRGWNLVSLLASLKGVRGDWYTCYFPQPVFFSSVGYGVVINTNKLVVADFRSKDETIFEVYDEEFELIFLDGQLKDLVRKFHMLFGRSIEVSDWVFGVWIASQGGIEAAQKVIETCESWDIPLTALWCQDWSGKNITKFGRQVYWNWSYDRKDYHDLPEHISRWKEKGVHFLGYINPFLIKGGSLYQEALKNDLLVKNEKNEPYDIVVTTFPAGLIDLTNKDAFEWYKKIIKENMIGIGMSGWMADYGEYLPSDARLKSADGLSYHSAYTVDWARLNYEAVEEANKEVVFFMRAGYLASTRYSPIYWAGDQNVDWSKSDGLASVIPAMLSMGMCGVKLVHFDTGGFTSLLWLKRTPELFMRWAEIGAFSPIMRTHQTNRPSKNLQFDSHPDVLKHFARMSKIHWLLKDYLKQELKKANEENLPLVKHLAMNYPNDPNCHRLIYQYLLGDDVLVAPVIKPHTKNWRVYLPKDGWIHLWTKKRFKGGWIEIDAPIGFPPVFLREDSSLIQDLLIKLRDVL, via the coding sequence ATGCTGAGATTTGAGAAAGGTCCGAAAGTGTATCTTTCGAACGAGACACTCTTCGATGGGACCGTATTGAAAGCCGATGCAACCCTGTCTTTAAAAGACGTGCATGGGCATTTCAAGATCAAAACGAAACTCAGCAACTCGACGAAGATCGATTCAGACTCGATAAAACTCGTCTCTGAAAGTCCCATCACTTTGAAGATCTCATCCAAAGCTTCGAACTGTTTGATCGTGAAGCTTAGGGGGTTCAAGAACGAAATCATCTACGGTGGGGGAGAACAGTTCTGTCGTTTGAACTTGAAGGGCAAAAGGTTTCCGATTTTTGTCCAAGAGCAAGGCATCGGAAGGGGCTGGAACTTGGTCTCATTACTCGCTTCGCTCAAAGGTGTGAGGGGCGATTGGTACACCTGCTATTTCCCACAACCAGTCTTCTTCTCGAGCGTTGGATACGGTGTTGTTATCAACACGAACAAGCTCGTTGTTGCAGATTTCAGATCCAAAGACGAAACGATCTTCGAGGTTTACGACGAAGAGTTCGAACTCATTTTTCTGGATGGTCAATTGAAGGACCTGGTTCGAAAATTTCACATGCTCTTTGGTAGATCCATTGAAGTGAGCGATTGGGTCTTTGGAGTTTGGATAGCGAGTCAAGGTGGAATAGAAGCGGCACAGAAGGTGATTGAAACCTGCGAAAGTTGGGACATACCACTCACAGCACTCTGGTGTCAAGACTGGAGTGGGAAAAACATTACGAAGTTTGGAAGGCAGGTCTACTGGAACTGGAGTTACGACAGGAAAGATTACCACGACTTACCAGAACACATAAGTAGGTGGAAAGAGAAAGGTGTGCATTTCCTCGGTTACATAAACCCGTTTCTCATAAAGGGAGGATCGCTCTATCAAGAAGCGCTGAAAAACGACTTGTTGGTGAAGAACGAAAAGAACGAACCTTACGACATCGTCGTGACGACCTTTCCAGCAGGTCTGATCGATCTGACCAACAAAGATGCCTTCGAGTGGTACAAGAAGATCATCAAAGAGAACATGATCGGTATCGGGATGAGCGGCTGGATGGCGGACTATGGAGAGTATCTGCCTTCAGACGCGAGACTGAAGAGTGCAGATGGCTTGAGTTATCACAGTGCTTATACCGTCGATTGGGCGAGGTTGAACTACGAAGCTGTTGAGGAGGCAAACAAAGAAGTGGTCTTCTTCATGAGAGCAGGATACCTTGCATCCACGAGGTACTCTCCCATCTATTGGGCGGGGGATCAGAACGTGGATTGGTCGAAGAGCGATGGGCTTGCCTCCGTGATACCAGCCATGTTAAGCATGGGCATGTGTGGAGTGAAGTTGGTGCACTTCGACACGGGTGGTTTCACCTCTTTGCTGTGGCTCAAAAGAACACCAGAATTGTTCATGAGATGGGCAGAGATCGGAGCCTTTTCGCCCATCATGAGAACGCACCAGACGAACCGACCCTCCAAAAACCTTCAGTTCGACTCTCACCCAGACGTGTTGAAACACTTCGCGCGCATGTCGAAGATCCACTGGCTCTTGAAGGACTATCTGAAGCAAGAGTTGAAGAAGGCCAACGAGGAGAACCTACCCTTGGTGAAGCACTTGGCGATGAACTATCCGAACGATCCAAACTGTCACAGGTTGATCTATCAGTACCTGTTGGGTGACGATGTCTTGGTCGCTCCCGTCATAAAGCCGCACACCAAGAATTGGAGGGTTTATCTTCCCAAGGACGGATGGATACACCTCTGGACGAAAAAGAGGTTCAAGGGCGGTTGGATCGAGATCGATGCACCGATTGGCTTTCCACCGGTCTTTCTCAGAGAAGATTCATCTTTGATCCAAGACCTGTTGATCAAACTTCGAGATGTTCTCTGA
- a CDS encoding FadR/GntR family transcriptional regulator, with product MKSKYVVEQIKNLIVSQKLKVGEKLPNERFLAESFGVSRIIVREALSYLKACGIIESRHGSGNYVLKIPNDSNFQNGSIEYDLEEVIDARELLESTIARMFLQNVTHDMIQDMEYMVQSMEINFLRDDLEKVIESDVRFHQIFSKAFGNSIVYSFLDHLTDYMKTRIWLFLKRDYLWDEEYQKKSIENHKRILQAISRGSQDELLMAIKIHYDTIREHLEV from the coding sequence ATGAAGAGCAAGTACGTCGTTGAGCAGATCAAGAACTTGATCGTATCACAAAAGCTGAAAGTTGGAGAAAAACTCCCGAACGAGAGGTTTCTCGCAGAAAGCTTCGGTGTTTCAAGGATCATCGTTCGTGAAGCGCTGAGTTATCTGAAAGCTTGTGGGATCATTGAAAGCAGACACGGGAGCGGGAACTACGTTTTGAAGATCCCGAACGATTCGAATTTTCAGAATGGCTCGATAGAGTACGATCTTGAAGAAGTCATCGACGCGCGAGAGCTTCTGGAGTCGACGATAGCGAGGATGTTTTTGCAGAACGTCACCCACGACATGATCCAGGACATGGAGTACATGGTTCAGAGCATGGAGATCAACTTCTTGAGGGACGATCTGGAGAAAGTTATAGAGAGCGATGTGAGATTCCACCAAATCTTCTCTAAGGCCTTTGGTAACTCCATCGTCTACTCGTTTTTGGACCATCTGACCGATTACATGAAGACCAGGATATGGCTGTTCCTGAAAAGAGACTATCTGTGGGACGAAGAATACCAGAAGAAATCGATCGAAAATCACAAAAGGATACTGCAAGCTATCTCGCGGGGCAGTCAGGATGAATTGCTCATGGCCATAAAGATCCATTACGATACCATCAGAGAACATCTCGAAGTTTGA
- a CDS encoding dicarboxylate/amino acid:cation symporter, translated as MKKLGLASRILVGLLIGVVVGLILQPFPKVAQTYIKPFGDLFLNLIRMIIVPLVLASLVVGTASVENIRKLGRVGAKTIAYYLFTTALAVIIGLIMGNLMQPGSGLTLPTDAQVTAAKPPSLVSVLLNMVPTNPIKAMVDANMLQIIVFSIFLGIAITLVGERAKVVFNFFDGLAEASYKIVRIIMWYAPIGVFALIVPTVATHGAKVLLPLLKLIIALYIGLAIHAGVVYSLLVKTMGKMNPGEFFKKAAPAMLVAFTTCSSSATLPVTMDVAEKELNVPKSISSFTLPLGATINMDGTALYQGICALFVAQIFGISLSFSQQLAIVLTATLASIGTAGVPGAGLIMLTMVFTSVGLPMEGIALIAGVDRILDMGRTCLNVTGDMVGTLIIHRSEKA; from the coding sequence ATGAAGAAACTCGGGCTTGCCTCCAGGATCTTGGTGGGTCTGCTGATAGGTGTGGTGGTAGGATTGATCCTTCAGCCGTTCCCCAAAGTTGCTCAAACGTACATCAAACCCTTCGGTGACTTGTTCCTGAACCTCATCAGAATGATCATCGTACCTCTCGTGCTCGCGTCTTTGGTGGTTGGAACGGCGAGTGTTGAAAACATTAGAAAACTGGGTCGTGTGGGGGCCAAAACAATCGCTTATTACTTATTCACCACCGCGCTCGCAGTGATCATCGGATTGATCATGGGCAATTTGATGCAACCAGGTTCAGGATTGACCTTACCCACCGACGCCCAGGTTACCGCTGCCAAACCTCCCTCATTGGTGAGTGTTTTGCTCAACATGGTGCCGACGAACCCCATCAAAGCAATGGTGGATGCGAACATGCTTCAGATCATAGTGTTCTCGATCTTCTTAGGCATTGCGATCACGCTCGTCGGGGAAAGAGCAAAAGTGGTGTTCAACTTCTTTGACGGTCTGGCCGAGGCAAGCTACAAAATCGTTCGCATCATCATGTGGTACGCACCGATCGGCGTGTTCGCATTGATCGTGCCCACCGTCGCCACGCATGGCGCGAAGGTGCTTCTGCCTCTGTTGAAACTGATCATCGCGCTCTACATAGGTCTCGCAATACACGCTGGTGTGGTCTATTCTCTGCTTGTGAAAACGATGGGTAAGATGAACCCCGGAGAATTTTTCAAGAAGGCTGCACCCGCCATGCTGGTCGCCTTCACAACATGTAGCAGTTCCGCCACACTGCCCGTCACGATGGATGTGGCTGAAAAGGAACTGAACGTTCCAAAGTCCATAAGCAGCTTCACACTGCCCCTTGGCGCGACGATAAACATGGACGGAACAGCGCTGTATCAAGGTATATGCGCCCTCTTCGTCGCCCAGATCTTCGGCATTTCTTTGAGCTTTTCGCAGCAGCTCGCCATAGTTCTTACGGCAACTTTGGCGTCCATAGGTACTGCTGGAGTTCCCGGTGCCGGCTTGATCATGCTCACGATGGTTTTCACTTCCGTTGGACTACCCATGGAAGGCATCGCATTGATCGCAGGTGTGGACAGGATCTTAGATATGGGAAGGACCTGCTTGAACGTGACTGGCGACATGGTTGGTACACTGATCATACATCGTAGCGAGAAGGCCTGA
- a CDS encoding ribonuclease H family protein, with amino-acid sequence MTIYTDGSYSNQTSVLGYAFCLVEDGKVEYFSDAFILKNGSSTIAEIVAVTKSLEYCLKNGIQNPVVVHDYDELPFFAFGYRRCPPSMYKFVKTLQRLTREVKPRFRKVEAHKDDTYNNIVDKLAREAMQQFFSRRTNSDV; translated from the coding sequence ATGACCATTTATACCGATGGTTCGTATTCCAATCAAACCAGCGTCTTAGGCTATGCCTTTTGTCTTGTAGAAGATGGTAAAGTGGAATACTTCTCGGACGCGTTCATCTTGAAAAACGGTAGCTCCACGATAGCCGAGATAGTGGCGGTCACAAAATCGCTTGAATATTGCTTGAAAAACGGCATCCAGAATCCGGTTGTAGTTCACGACTACGACGAACTACCTTTCTTTGCCTTTGGCTACAGAAGATGCCCACCGTCCATGTACAAATTTGTCAAGACGCTGCAAAGACTCACAAGAGAAGTGAAGCCGAGATTCCGTAAAGTGGAAGCCCACAAAGATGACACCTACAACAACATTGTCGACAAACTCGCAAGAGAGGCGATGCAACAGTTCTTCTCTCGAAGGACGAACAGCGACGTCTGA
- a CDS encoding ROK family protein encodes MLQQKIVMVKSYLPPTQFGGRKTRLLSLNPEWLKVLGVSVEQGELCWALADFASNVVSCEERTVDVNQKNLIHILRQAFESAGQFHAVAIAMPGLIDSANNTVLISQALELKNFVLDGLIEKPFFLINDANAAAASYLSRAKNLVYFLLSIPYELSKPVGLGAGLIIDGKIYEGSNHSAGELGEGVPLTRKNVSLEDLEKDPAVLFEDGKTLDQFVENTAFKMATAINLVDPELFILGGDFKLLPEELLQRIVRKIEDQVTVRKVKTLNWQIDENGSRTVAVGAVRAFYERFFSDLDFAQRVIERKDARS; translated from the coding sequence TTGCTCCAGCAGAAGATCGTTATGGTGAAAAGCTATCTTCCTCCCACACAATTTGGTGGCAGAAAGACGCGCTTGCTCTCGCTCAACCCAGAATGGCTCAAGGTGCTCGGTGTTTCTGTGGAACAGGGAGAGTTGTGCTGGGCTCTGGCGGACTTCGCTTCGAACGTTGTTTCGTGTGAGGAACGTACCGTCGATGTGAACCAGAAGAATCTGATTCACATCTTGAGACAAGCTTTCGAATCTGCCGGACAGTTCCACGCAGTCGCCATAGCCATGCCAGGCTTGATCGATTCCGCCAACAACACCGTGCTGATCTCTCAAGCGCTCGAGCTGAAGAACTTCGTACTCGATGGATTGATAGAAAAACCCTTCTTTTTGATCAACGACGCGAACGCGGCTGCGGCGAGTTACCTGAGTAGAGCAAAGAATCTGGTGTACTTCTTACTCTCGATACCGTACGAGCTTTCAAAGCCCGTCGGACTGGGCGCGGGTTTGATCATCGATGGAAAGATCTACGAAGGTAGCAACCACTCCGCGGGTGAACTGGGTGAAGGAGTGCCACTAACACGAAAGAATGTGAGCTTAGAAGATCTCGAGAAAGATCCTGCGGTCCTATTTGAAGACGGCAAAACTTTAGATCAATTCGTGGAAAATACCGCGTTCAAGATGGCGACGGCCATCAACCTCGTTGATCCAGAGCTGTTCATACTCGGCGGAGATTTCAAATTGTTGCCTGAAGAGCTGCTGCAACGCATCGTTCGAAAGATTGAAGACCAAGTGACGGTGAGAAAAGTTAAGACCTTGAACTGGCAGATCGACGAGAACGGTTCAAGGACAGTTGCAGTGGGAGCTGTTAGAGCTTTCTACGAAAGATTCTTCAGCGATCTCGACTTTGCGCAACGAGTCATTGAAAGAAAGGATGCGAGATCATGA